One Algoriphagus sp. Y33 genomic window, TTTTTCTGGGAGCAATTAAGCCCTATAAAAACATTGAATTGCTTATAGAGGTGGCAAAAAGATTTGGTGAGGAAGTTCAGTTGACTGTAGCAGGAAATCCGAATTCCTCCTCTTACAGGGAAGAGTTGAAGAAGTTAGCACAGGGTACAGGCAACATTTCCCTGGATCTGAAATTTATTCCGGATGAAGATCTACCCAACTACATTCATCAATCAGACTTACTTATTCTTCCTTATTCGCTGGAAAGCAGTCTGAATTCGGGAACTGTCATTTTGGGGTTTTCGTATGGGAGAACAGTAATCTGCCCAAGAATTGGCACTATTGATGATTTAGATGCCGGTCAGGATGTATTTGACTATAGTTATGACACCGAAACAGAACACCTAGAGGCGCTTGAAAAGCAGATTAAAATAGCTATAAAACTTCATCAAAATGATTCTAATTCATTGATTGGGAAAGGTCATAGAATGCAGAATCTGGTTCTCAAAAACAACAACAAAGAAAACGTAGTCCGTCAATTAGTTGAGCTCTACGGAAGCTTATTACACTAAACATCCCTTTTTCGTCAAAACCAATACATGAAATCGAACATGACGAAGAACTACGCCCGAAAGATGATTATAAACCTTGCGGGATTCTCCCGAGAATCGGGACGGGCTATCCCGTTTCCATCGTCAAGGGATAGATTATGAGCTCTAAAAAGCTAATTAAAAGCACATGAAAATAGTGTACATCAATTCTCTTTACAGTCCGCTGATCGAAGGTGGTGCGGAGATTTCCCTGAAGCTGATCGTGGAAGGAATGAAATCTCTGGGGCATGAGGTAGTGGTCTTGAGTCTGATGCCGGAGAAAGGGCTAAAAAAAGAACAGGTAGATGGAGTGACAGTATATAGAGCAGGGCTGCAAAATGCCTATTGGCCTTATTCAAAAGCTAAAAAAAATAAGCTTTCCCGACTTGCCTGGCACTACCGTGACCAATCAAATGAGGCTATGGCCAAGGTAGTGAAAGAAATTATGGTTACTGAAAAACCGGATATAGCCTCTTGTCATAACCTTGCAGGATGGTCTGCCGCGGTATGGGCTCCGATTTATAAGGCAGAAATCCCTATTGTTCAGGTTTTACATGACCTGTACCTGCTTTGCCCAAACAGTAACATGTTTAAAAACGAGCAGACTTGTGAAAATCAATGCTTCAGTTGCAAACTTTTACGCACTAATCACGCAGAGATATCAAAGCAAATTTCGGCAGTAGTAGGTATCAGCAACAGTATTTTGCAGCGATTTGTGGATTTTGGCTACTTCGTAAACGCTTCTAAGCACATTATTTATAATACCCGTACTGTGCCTACCCCGAAGCTTAAACTTCCTCGCCGGACAGGGCAGCCTATAAGATTTGGTTATTTAGGCACTCTTTCTAAAGTCAAAGGGTTGGAATGGCTAATTGGGCAGTTTAAGAAACTGGATTTTAATGCAGGCTTGAGCATTGCGGGAAAAGGTGATATGGGATACGAGAAGCATTTGAAAGAAATTTCCTCAGGAGACGCTATCACGTTTGTAGGCTATGTGGATTCTACTGAATTCCTTGCTGAAATTGATGTTTTGATAGTGCCGTCACTTTGGGAAGAGCCACTGGGAATGGTTGCGATTGAAGCTTTAGCCAACCACGTACCTGTCATCGCCAATAAGAGAGGCGGCCTGCAAGAGACTGTAAAAGACGGAGTCAACGGCTTGTATTGCCATGACAGTGCCCCAGACTCTCTGAGCAAGGCAATGAGCAAGCTTTATGATAATCCTAAGCTATACAATCAGTTCAGCACTGCTGCCCGTGCATCTGTGGCTTCCATTCTGGATGCGGATAGGATGATCGGAGAATATGAAACAGTATTGAAAGAGACCTTGAAAAAGTACAAACTCGAAGTTTCACTATGAGCACTCCTCAAACTACACTTGCTGGTCAAGCAGCCGTGCTTGAAGGAAATGACTGGAAAGCCGTGTCAATTGCGGAGTACCTATTTTTGATTTCGTTGGTTTGCATATTTCTGCCGGTGAAAATCTATCCTCCGGTTTTTCTGATAAGTTGTTATTTTTTCTATCGGGAAACTCCAAAGCTGAATTTCCCCAATTGGTCAATCGCACTCGCTGTTTTCAGCAGCTATGCGATATTGAGCTACCTTATCCATTACCCGGGAGAGCCTCTGGCCTTAACGAACATCATCAAACTAGTCACCAATTTCCTTTACCTCTTTTTTGCAATTAATTGGCTGGGCTCGAGAGATAATGAGTCCCTAATCGCCAAGCTGGATTTGACACTCCTTGGGGTGCTTACCTTGTCACTGGTGCAACTTTTGATCTATCACCAAGCCTATGATTTCAAATTGATCACCGGAAGTGACTCTTCAGGTCAAGCGAGCTCGCTCTACAGGGAGTCGCTCTATTATTGG contains:
- a CDS encoding glycosyltransferase, whose product is MSLTTKIIFNPCENKENQYIAILVNGLEKHGFDVSKLDDFLSSGDHYRSLQLVHLNWFENLDDSSRQSMWKSYFRKLVVLAAVKFGKKKLVWTMHNRLSHEKKSGKLSRSLTRKLVSQANAIVIHSAVSEEILRSQYPTLQAKIVHIPHPDFMDVYGPMIPEDRGNRSSPLKLLFLGAIKPYKNIELLIEVAKRFGEEVQLTVAGNPNSSSYREELKKLAQGTGNISLDLKFIPDEDLPNYIHQSDLLILPYSLESSLNSGTVILGFSYGRTVICPRIGTIDDLDAGQDVFDYSYDTETEHLEALEKQIKIAIKLHQNDSNSLIGKGHRMQNLVLKNNNKENVVRQLVELYGSLLH
- a CDS encoding glycosyltransferase family 4 protein yields the protein MKIVYINSLYSPLIEGGAEISLKLIVEGMKSLGHEVVVLSLMPEKGLKKEQVDGVTVYRAGLQNAYWPYSKAKKNKLSRLAWHYRDQSNEAMAKVVKEIMVTEKPDIASCHNLAGWSAAVWAPIYKAEIPIVQVLHDLYLLCPNSNMFKNEQTCENQCFSCKLLRTNHAEISKQISAVVGISNSILQRFVDFGYFVNASKHIIYNTRTVPTPKLKLPRRTGQPIRFGYLGTLSKVKGLEWLIGQFKKLDFNAGLSIAGKGDMGYEKHLKEISSGDAITFVGYVDSTEFLAEIDVLIVPSLWEEPLGMVAIEALANHVPVIANKRGGLQETVKDGVNGLYCHDSAPDSLSKAMSKLYDNPKLYNQFSTAARASVASILDADRMIGEYETVLKETLKKYKLEVSL